The proteins below are encoded in one region of Reichenbachiella sp. 5M10:
- a CDS encoding secondary thiamine-phosphate synthase enzyme YjbQ gives MKSFQKEIRLRAHARGFHLVTEEIMTQFPEIRNIEIGIFQAFIQHTSASLTINENADPTVRDDFESHINVMVPENQPYYLHNYEGDDDMPAHIKASLMGSSVSIPISHGQLNLGTWQGIYLCEHRDHAGARRLILTALGS, from the coding sequence ATGAAAAGCTTCCAAAAAGAAATCCGTCTCCGCGCTCACGCTAGAGGTTTCCACCTCGTCACTGAAGAAATCATGACTCAGTTTCCAGAAATTAGAAACATCGAGATCGGTATCTTCCAGGCCTTCATCCAGCACACTTCAGCCAGTCTCACCATCAACGAAAACGCGGACCCGACAGTGCGGGATGATTTCGAATCACACATCAACGTCATGGTCCCCGAAAATCAACCCTACTACCTGCACAACTACGAAGGGGACGACGACATGCCAGCACACATCAAAGCATCACTGATGGGTAGCTCTGTCTCAATACCAATCTCTCACGGTCAACTCAACCTAGGTACCTGGCAAGGCATCTATCTCTGCGAGCACCGTGATCACGCTGGGGCTCGGCGACTAATTTTGACCGCTCTCGGAAGTTGA
- a CDS encoding SCO family protein: MKHLPLLMICLSVWACQSSPKRLNTEIELPFYVEETFTPTWVEENTEEYVQIHRIAPFSFLDQNGDTVSERSVKGKIYVANFFFSICPGVCPKMTRNLKLLQKQYGQDDRIMILSHSVMPWVDSVQRLHDYAELNSIRSPQWRLLTGDKTMTYDLARNSYFADEGFGKNVTTEEDFLHTEKLVLIDDQRRIRGVYNGTLPLEVKRMMEDISTLLD, from the coding sequence ATGAAACACCTCCCACTCCTCATGATCTGCTTATCGGTATGGGCTTGTCAGTCCTCTCCCAAGCGACTCAATACAGAAATCGAATTGCCTTTTTATGTAGAAGAGACTTTCACCCCTACTTGGGTTGAAGAAAATACCGAGGAGTACGTGCAGATTCATAGGATCGCTCCATTTTCATTTCTAGACCAAAACGGAGACACAGTCAGTGAACGAAGTGTCAAAGGGAAAATCTATGTTGCCAATTTCTTCTTTTCGATATGTCCTGGGGTTTGCCCCAAAATGACTCGAAACCTCAAACTACTACAAAAACAATACGGACAAGACGATCGTATCATGATCCTCTCGCATAGCGTGATGCCCTGGGTGGATTCGGTCCAACGCTTGCACGACTATGCCGAACTCAACTCCATTCGCTCTCCCCAATGGCGCCTGCTGACCGGTGACAAAACCATGACCTACGACCTTGCCCGCAACTCCTATTTTGCAGACGAGGGTTTTGGCAAAAATGTCACGACAGAAGAGGATTTTCTCCATACCGAGAAGCTGGTTCTCATCGATGACCAGCGCAGGATCCGTGGGGTATACAATGGTACACTACCCCTAGAAGTCAAGCGCATGATGGAAGATATTTCAACCTTGTTGGATTAG
- a CDS encoding toxin-antitoxin system YwqK family antitoxin, translating to MKYVLYLLGTICAACVSCGPISPSRVEIPNRYVWAYELTMDHQGFSFLKDSLYSGYTIEKDRNGNLKKKSPYLNGKMEGTMIGYYPSGDTLYTRPYHLGEKHGIHRGYYPNGTLQFRYIFENGFSQGHHQEWYADGSQKMDLHYLDGKERGLQRVWRPDGKMKSNYVVRENGRKYGFLGLKRCSKIDSETQNIEPYTGVLTTETRP from the coding sequence GTGAAATACGTTTTATATCTATTAGGAACAATATGCGCCGCATGTGTATCATGCGGCCCCATATCCCCCTCTCGCGTAGAGATCCCAAACCGCTACGTCTGGGCATATGAGCTTACGATGGATCATCAGGGCTTCAGTTTTCTGAAGGACAGTTTGTACAGTGGCTATACGATCGAAAAAGACCGAAACGGAAACCTCAAAAAAAAATCTCCCTACCTCAATGGAAAGATGGAAGGGACTATGATTGGCTACTACCCCAGCGGAGACACCCTATATACTCGGCCCTATCATTTGGGAGAAAAACACGGCATACACCGAGGCTACTATCCAAACGGAACCCTTCAGTTTCGCTATATTTTCGAAAACGGATTTAGCCAAGGACACCACCAAGAATGGTACGCCGATGGGTCTCAAAAAATGGATCTCCACTACCTAGACGGGAAAGAAAGAGGCCTACAACGCGTATGGCGGCCTGACGGCAAAATGAAATCCAACTACGTCGTAAGAGAAAACGGTAGAAAATATGGATTCCTTGGACTCAAGAGGTGCTCCAAAATAGATAGTGAAACCCAAAACATCGAACCATACACTGGTGTACTCACCACCGAAACACGCCCATGA
- a CDS encoding YHYH protein yields MRKDEKQYRWILASVMVLALWASSCESESGDDITEEESLTYSLHLNSESTTLQEGDDPIVVTLSLDQVNQTGQSISVDIKTSGTAKDGEDYRLAKELSIADGDQSATLQIEIVDDEIPEEEESLTIALNEDLADFLTLGDDTSLDFSISDNDKEEEEEEVTDPNGEQDEIDISTLASKFYHTDAVTVTYDDTWVTITTKDLPDHESMYYSANDPLYASYNEPNNPDFYKNPGSIEEQNIVFKLPRFPKEATIKESPGLGPMGVAINSVVFFNQEAGPGDDIFEEVNTFDQYEGHPAGDQYHYHIEPIWLTELKGSDAFMGFLLDGFPVYGTHENGAEITNDDLDDYHGHYAATVDFPNGIYHYHITTEYPWINGDGYYGVAGTKTQ; encoded by the coding sequence ATGAGAAAAGACGAAAAACAATACCGTTGGATACTGGCATCAGTCATGGTACTAGCTCTCTGGGCCAGTAGTTGTGAGTCCGAATCAGGAGATGATATCACAGAAGAAGAATCACTGACCTACTCCCTACACCTAAACAGTGAGTCGACTACACTACAAGAGGGTGACGACCCTATTGTAGTCACCCTTTCTTTGGACCAAGTCAATCAGACCGGTCAATCCATCTCTGTGGACATCAAAACTTCTGGTACAGCCAAGGATGGAGAGGACTACCGTCTAGCCAAAGAACTATCCATCGCAGATGGGGATCAATCCGCTACGCTACAGATAGAGATCGTCGATGACGAAATTCCCGAAGAAGAAGAATCACTGACTATAGCCCTCAACGAGGATCTAGCAGATTTTCTAACCCTCGGCGATGACACCTCTCTCGATTTTTCAATCTCAGACAATGACAAAGAAGAAGAGGAAGAAGAGGTCACTGACCCCAACGGAGAACAGGACGAAATAGACATCTCTACTTTGGCCAGCAAGTTTTATCACACGGATGCAGTGACCGTGACCTATGACGACACCTGGGTGACAATCACTACCAAAGACCTGCCAGATCACGAGAGCATGTACTACTCGGCCAATGACCCACTGTATGCGAGCTACAATGAACCTAACAACCCCGATTTCTACAAAAATCCTGGTTCGATCGAGGAACAAAACATTGTCTTCAAGTTGCCCCGGTTCCCAAAAGAAGCAACCATAAAGGAATCGCCCGGTCTCGGGCCTATGGGAGTCGCTATCAACAGCGTCGTGTTTTTCAACCAAGAAGCTGGTCCTGGAGACGATATATTCGAAGAGGTCAATACATTTGATCAATACGAAGGGCACCCCGCCGGAGATCAATACCACTACCACATCGAGCCAATATGGCTCACTGAACTCAAAGGTAGCGATGCCTTCATGGGTTTTCTCCTAGATGGCTTCCCTGTATATGGCACGCACGAAAATGGTGCAGAAATCACCAATGATGATTTGGATGACTACCATGGTCACTATGCTGCCACAGTAGATTTCCCAAATGGGATCTACCATTACCATATCACTACGGAGTACCCGTGGATCAATGGAGACGGCTACTATGGAGTGGCAGGAACCAAAACTCAATAA
- a CDS encoding diacylglycerol kinase family protein — protein sequence MDRKFFIIANPYAGEGRAQSALMQLKKSLDQKGFYYALFITPKSENLYEFIEENVFTDTTDVVVIGGDGTINATLNAIHGKNMVISFIPVGTGNDFVKTIPIGSNLSQQIDTILNGREKLIDVGECNGRKFINGIGIGFDGEIVYKTQNSKSFFTGHWRFLIQVLKILGNYRSKHFEIEMDGQKLHMKLILMAVHNGTTFGGGFKLNPDAILDDGLLNICTIGRMPALRRFLKLHRLKSATHGKLPEVTFYQTKKLTIYPNDLLLAHIDGECFGSPPFEIQILSRSQKIRIKA from the coding sequence ATGGATAGAAAATTTTTCATCATAGCCAACCCCTATGCTGGCGAGGGCCGTGCCCAGTCTGCACTCATGCAGCTCAAAAAGAGCTTGGATCAAAAGGGTTTTTATTATGCCCTATTTATCACTCCCAAAAGCGAAAACCTCTATGAATTCATCGAGGAGAATGTGTTCACCGACACAACAGATGTCGTGGTGATCGGGGGAGATGGCACCATCAATGCCACGCTCAATGCCATCCATGGCAAAAACATGGTGATTAGCTTTATTCCCGTAGGTACTGGAAATGATTTCGTCAAAACCATACCCATCGGTAGCAACCTCTCCCAGCAGATAGACACAATCCTAAACGGTCGAGAAAAACTAATCGATGTAGGCGAATGCAATGGACGGAAATTTATCAATGGCATAGGCATCGGTTTTGATGGGGAAATCGTCTACAAAACCCAGAATAGCAAAAGCTTTTTTACAGGACATTGGCGGTTTTTGATTCAAGTACTCAAAATCCTTGGCAACTACCGATCCAAGCATTTTGAAATCGAAATGGACGGGCAAAAACTCCATATGAAACTCATACTGATGGCCGTGCACAACGGGACCACATTTGGAGGCGGCTTCAAACTCAACCCAGATGCTATACTCGACGATGGCTTGCTCAATATCTGTACCATCGGTCGGATGCCTGCACTTAGACGCTTCCTCAAACTCCACCGCCTCAAAAGCGCCACACATGGCAAACTGCCAGAAGTTACTTTTTATCAAACCAAAAAACTAACCATCTACCCCAATGACCTCCTACTGGCACATATAGATGGCGAATGTTTTGGTTCTCCACCCTTTGAGATTCAGATCCTCAGTAGATCACAAAAAATCCGTATCAAAGCTTAA
- a CDS encoding S9 family peptidase has protein sequence MKRLLTMLFLALGVTALAQKKITVEDFTEKGTFRQDYLSSLNWMNNGLYYSALENNQILRYNVTTGASDSVIIDGNTLNIKISDYEFSRDESKVLLLTEKSSIYRRSYTAEYFVYSFEGKNLQKLSEKGRQSYATFSPDNSMVAFVRDNNLFYVKLVNMSEYAITDDGEFGSIINGSTDWVYEEELYLTKAFNWSPDSKKISFFRFDESQVKEYNLQYWDNGAIYPRDYRYKYPKAGEDNAVVEVYIHQLESNKNIKVKTGEETNVYFPKMQWTQNANTLSLMKLNRLQNRLDIYHVDAQSGDMSLILTDKSKTYLDVTYAHELIYLNNGTQFLYSTERDGYKHYYLHRIDGQMINPITKGNWEAETFVGLDQSSKKPVLYYLSTEGSSMERHFYKVDLRGKGKTKLSTKAGMNSVDMSKDFKYYISFNHSATSPREITLVSTKNNKLIKVLKDSKKLKETVAAYGLSEKIYFQIDGADSNQLNAYMLQPANMDSTKQYPVLIYQYSGPGSQNVTNGWSGGHYYYHQMLVQNGYIVVCVDTRGTGGRGERFKKMTYMNLGKMEVQDLVASAKYLGKMKFVDAERIGLWGWSYGGHMSSLSMMTGGGVFKAGIAVAPVTNWRFYDTIYTERYMRTPQENPEGYDSNSPNTYAQQLEGNFLLIHGTGDDNVHFQNAVALQEKLIQANKQFDSFYYPDKAHSLYGGKTRTHLYTMMANWIMENL, from the coding sequence ATGAAACGATTATTAACCATGCTATTTCTCGCGCTCGGTGTGACTGCACTGGCGCAAAAGAAAATAACCGTAGAGGACTTTACTGAAAAGGGGACGTTCAGACAAGACTACCTCTCCAGTCTCAACTGGATGAACAATGGGCTGTACTACTCCGCCCTGGAGAACAACCAAATCCTCCGCTACAACGTCACCACAGGAGCCTCTGACTCAGTGATCATCGACGGCAATACCCTCAACATCAAAATTTCAGATTACGAATTCAGTAGAGACGAATCCAAAGTCCTTCTTTTGACTGAGAAATCCTCCATCTATCGTCGCTCATACACGGCAGAGTATTTCGTCTACTCGTTCGAAGGTAAAAACCTCCAAAAACTATCCGAAAAAGGGCGCCAATCCTACGCGACCTTCTCTCCGGACAATTCGATGGTAGCCTTCGTACGAGACAACAACCTGTTTTATGTCAAATTGGTCAACATGTCCGAATACGCCATCACCGATGACGGTGAGTTTGGCAGCATCATCAACGGTAGCACCGATTGGGTATACGAAGAAGAGCTCTACTTGACCAAGGCATTCAACTGGTCTCCAGACAGCAAGAAAATCTCGTTCTTCCGCTTTGACGAGAGCCAAGTCAAAGAATACAATCTACAATATTGGGACAATGGAGCAATCTACCCACGTGACTACCGGTACAAGTACCCCAAAGCAGGCGAAGACAATGCGGTCGTAGAGGTGTATATCCACCAGCTCGAAAGCAACAAGAACATAAAAGTAAAAACTGGAGAAGAGACCAACGTCTACTTCCCCAAAATGCAATGGACCCAAAACGCCAACACCCTGTCGCTCATGAAGCTCAACAGGCTGCAAAACCGTCTCGACATCTACCACGTAGATGCTCAATCTGGCGACATGAGTTTGATCCTAACAGACAAATCAAAGACCTACCTCGATGTGACTTATGCACACGAGCTTATCTATCTCAACAACGGCACGCAGTTTCTCTACTCGACCGAACGTGACGGCTACAAGCACTACTACCTCCACCGCATCGATGGACAAATGATCAACCCGATCACCAAAGGCAACTGGGAAGCGGAGACCTTCGTAGGGCTAGATCAGTCCTCCAAAAAACCTGTCCTATACTACCTCTCTACCGAAGGGTCGTCAATGGAACGTCACTTCTACAAGGTGGACTTGAGAGGTAAAGGCAAAACTAAGCTGAGTACAAAAGCTGGCATGAACAGTGTCGACATGAGCAAGGATTTCAAATACTACATCTCTTTCAACCACTCGGCAACTAGCCCACGTGAAATCACGCTGGTTTCTACCAAAAACAACAAACTGATCAAAGTACTCAAAGACAGCAAAAAACTGAAAGAGACTGTTGCAGCGTACGGTTTGAGTGAAAAAATCTACTTCCAAATCGATGGAGCAGACAGCAATCAACTCAACGCCTACATGCTACAGCCTGCAAACATGGATAGCACCAAGCAGTACCCCGTACTGATCTATCAGTACAGTGGTCCTGGCTCACAAAACGTAACCAACGGATGGTCTGGGGGACATTATTACTACCACCAGATGCTCGTCCAAAATGGGTACATCGTCGTATGTGTAGACACGCGTGGCACAGGTGGTCGTGGCGAGCGATTCAAGAAAATGACCTATATGAACCTCGGCAAGATGGAAGTTCAAGATCTAGTCGCCAGTGCCAAATACCTCGGCAAGATGAAATTCGTAGATGCAGAGCGCATCGGCCTATGGGGCTGGAGCTATGGAGGACACATGTCCTCTCTCTCCATGATGACTGGAGGAGGTGTCTTCAAGGCCGGTATCGCAGTAGCCCCTGTGACCAACTGGAGATTTTATGACACGATCTACACGGAGCGCTACATGAGGACTCCACAAGAAAACCCAGAAGGCTATGACAGCAATTCACCCAACACCTACGCACAGCAGCTGGAGGGCAACTTCCTACTCATCCACGGCACAGGAGATGACAATGTCCACTTTCAAAATGCCGTAGCACTGCAAGAGAAATTGATTCAAGCCAACAAACAATTTGATTCGTTTTACTATCCAGACAAAGCACACAGCTTGTATGGTGGCAAAACCAGAACACACTTATATACCATGATGGCCAACTGGATCATGGAGAATTTGTAG
- a CDS encoding adenosine kinase, whose translation MKKYDIYGIGNALVDLVFEVEEKFLTDNQVEKGLMTLVEEDRQKELISQIDVSENMMKGGGSAANTVVAASQFGGSSYYSCKVSNDEFGTFYLKDLAANGVDTKLTETTAPAGITGRCLVMTTPDAERTMNTFLGITSDFSVDEIDEEAIKNSTYIYSEGYLVPSQSGRDAMKKGMEIARANGVKVSLSFSDPSMVKFFNDEMKEVVGDGVDLLFCNEEEAMLYTATDNLLDAREALKAIAKKFVITLGQNGAMIFDGDTFVDIEPYKVEAIDTNGAGDMFAGAFLYGITHGHSFAESGKLASLAASKVVSQFGPRLETAQAQEVLKHLI comes from the coding sequence ATGAAAAAGTACGATATATACGGCATAGGAAATGCCCTAGTGGATTTAGTATTCGAAGTAGAGGAGAAATTCCTCACCGACAATCAAGTCGAAAAAGGACTGATGACTCTCGTCGAAGAAGATCGACAAAAAGAACTCATTAGCCAAATCGACGTGAGCGAAAACATGATGAAAGGCGGTGGATCAGCAGCCAATACAGTCGTAGCGGCCAGTCAATTCGGTGGATCGTCCTACTACTCCTGCAAAGTATCCAACGATGAATTCGGGACTTTCTACCTCAAAGATTTGGCCGCCAATGGAGTCGATACCAAACTCACCGAAACGACCGCTCCTGCGGGGATCACTGGTCGATGCCTCGTGATGACCACTCCAGATGCTGAGCGCACGATGAATACTTTCCTCGGCATCACTTCGGATTTTTCTGTCGATGAGATTGACGAAGAAGCCATCAAAAATTCAACATACATCTACTCAGAAGGCTACCTAGTGCCCTCTCAATCAGGAAGAGATGCCATGAAAAAAGGCATGGAAATCGCTCGTGCCAACGGAGTGAAAGTCTCGTTGTCTTTTTCAGACCCAAGTATGGTCAAGTTTTTCAACGATGAAATGAAAGAAGTGGTAGGTGACGGAGTAGACCTGCTGTTTTGCAACGAAGAAGAAGCCATGCTGTATACTGCTACAGACAACCTCCTCGATGCCCGCGAAGCATTGAAAGCCATCGCAAAGAAGTTCGTGATCACATTGGGGCAAAATGGCGCAATGATTTTTGATGGAGACACCTTCGTGGATATCGAGCCTTACAAAGTTGAAGCCATAGACACCAACGGGGCAGGCGACATGTTTGCGGGTGCTTTCTTGTATGGCATCACGCATGGGCACAGTTTTGCCGAGTCAGGTAAGTTGGCCAGTCTAGCTGCCTCTAAAGTTGTGTCCCAATTTGGACCGAGACTAGAGACGGCTCAGGCCCAAGAAGTTTTGAAACACTTGATTTGA
- a CDS encoding methylmalonyl-CoA mutase family protein — protein sequence MPDQDRTIYTPQNHIRIVTAASLFDGHDAAINIMRRIIQSTGVEVIHLGHNRSVDEIVNCAIQEDVQAIAITSYQGGHVEYFKYMYDLLREKGRPEIKLFGGGGGTILPAEVRELHDYGISRIYSPDDGRSMGLQGMINDMIKACDFAIGNPLNGEVDRLMRRDILDVSRLITAVENFPELAQNTIPQIQAAAKQSSAPVLGITGTGGAGKSSLVDELVRRFLMDSDDKTIAIISVDPSKRKTGGALLGDRIRMNAIDHPRVYMRSLATRQSNLALSKYVQEAVNIVKAAGFDLIILETSGIGQSDTEITDHSDLSLYVMTPEYGAATQLEKIDMLDFADIIALNKFDKRGALDALRDIKKQYQRNHQLWDTPHEQLPVFGTIASQFNDPGMNALYVTLMQTISARSGLDFRPKLKLTQGTSEKIYIIPPKRVRYLSEISDSIREYDRWVDRQSAIAQNLYSIHNTQMLGDESLHNELSNLYEKTALGFDPRNQKLIEEWPEKKANYAADHYIYHVRGKEIKVETKTETLSHSRIPKVSLPRYQAWGDILKWSLQENVPGEFPFTSGVFPFKRQGEDPTRMFAGEGGPERTNRRFHYVSKGLPAARLSTAFDSVTLYGADPAIRPDIYGKIGNSGVNVCCLDDAKKLYSGFDLTAPTTSVSMTINGPAATICAFFMNAAIDQQCELYIREKGLQAETEKKIAANYVDKPRPSYQGPLPEGNDGLGLMLLGVTGDQVLPADVYAKIKADTLHKIRGTVQADILKEDQAQNTCIFSTEFSLRVMGDVQQYFIDQNIRNFYSVSISGYHIAEAGANPITQLALTLSNGFTFVEYYVSRGMDINDFAPNLSFFFSNGIDPEYAVIGRVARRIWAKAMKLKYNADERSQKLKYHIQTSGRSLHAQEIDFNDIRTTLQALYALYDNCNSLHTNAYDEAITTPTEASVRRAMAIQLIINRELGLAKNENPLQGSFIIEELTDLVEEAVLAEFDRITDRGGVLGAMETMYQRSKIQEESLHYEHLKHSGEYPIIGVNTFLSSQGSPTVTPGEVIRATPEEKQYQIQMLENLHQHKSEISTASLQKLQEVAIQNDNLYEILMETVKHCSLGQITDALYKVGGQYRRNM from the coding sequence ATGCCAGACCAGGATCGCACCATATACACTCCCCAAAACCATATCCGAATTGTCACTGCCGCGTCGCTCTTCGACGGTCACGATGCAGCCATCAACATCATGCGTCGGATCATCCAGTCCACGGGAGTAGAAGTCATTCATCTGGGACACAATCGATCAGTCGATGAAATCGTCAATTGTGCCATCCAAGAAGACGTTCAAGCCATCGCTATTACCTCTTATCAAGGGGGGCATGTCGAATACTTCAAATACATGTATGACCTCTTGCGAGAAAAAGGAAGGCCCGAGATCAAGCTATTTGGTGGAGGTGGCGGCACGATATTACCCGCAGAAGTCCGCGAACTACATGACTATGGCATCAGCCGCATCTACTCTCCAGACGACGGACGGTCGATGGGACTTCAAGGAATGATCAATGACATGATCAAAGCCTGTGATTTTGCCATCGGAAACCCTCTCAATGGAGAGGTTGATCGACTCATGAGACGTGATATATTGGACGTGAGTCGCCTCATCACTGCCGTCGAGAATTTTCCAGAATTGGCACAAAACACCATCCCGCAGATACAAGCTGCCGCAAAACAATCTTCCGCTCCTGTACTAGGTATCACAGGAACAGGAGGCGCTGGCAAATCCTCGTTGGTCGATGAGCTCGTCCGAAGGTTCTTGATGGATTCTGACGACAAAACTATCGCTATCATCTCCGTCGACCCTTCCAAACGCAAAACTGGAGGCGCACTACTCGGGGACCGTATCCGAATGAACGCCATCGATCATCCCCGTGTCTACATGCGTTCACTCGCAACTCGCCAATCCAACCTCGCCCTATCCAAATACGTGCAAGAGGCCGTCAACATCGTCAAAGCTGCAGGCTTTGACCTCATCATCCTAGAAACGAGTGGTATTGGTCAGTCGGATACAGAGATCACCGACCACTCTGACCTCTCTCTCTATGTCATGACCCCAGAGTATGGCGCAGCTACACAGTTGGAAAAAATAGACATGCTGGATTTTGCAGATATCATCGCTCTCAACAAGTTTGACAAACGGGGCGCTCTCGATGCACTTCGAGACATCAAAAAACAATACCAGCGCAACCACCAACTTTGGGATACGCCCCACGAACAACTGCCCGTCTTTGGGACAATCGCTTCTCAATTCAACGACCCTGGGATGAACGCACTCTACGTGACCTTGATGCAAACCATCTCTGCCCGAAGCGGCTTGGACTTTCGTCCAAAGCTCAAACTCACACAAGGGACCTCCGAAAAAATCTACATCATCCCTCCCAAGCGCGTACGTTACCTCTCCGAAATCTCAGACAGCATACGTGAGTATGACCGATGGGTAGACCGGCAGAGTGCTATTGCTCAAAACCTCTACAGCATCCACAACACACAAATGCTGGGTGACGAATCATTGCACAACGAGCTAAGCAATCTGTATGAAAAAACAGCACTAGGTTTTGACCCTAGAAACCAGAAACTCATCGAAGAATGGCCAGAAAAGAAAGCCAACTACGCTGCAGACCACTACATCTACCACGTCCGTGGAAAAGAGATCAAAGTAGAAACCAAAACGGAAACACTCTCCCATAGTCGCATCCCCAAAGTGTCCCTGCCTCGCTACCAAGCCTGGGGCGATATACTGAAATGGTCACTGCAAGAAAATGTACCAGGAGAATTCCCCTTTACCTCTGGGGTATTTCCCTTCAAACGTCAGGGAGAAGACCCGACGCGAATGTTTGCCGGAGAAGGGGGACCAGAGCGAACCAACCGGCGCTTTCACTACGTCTCAAAGGGACTGCCAGCCGCACGGTTGTCCACGGCCTTTGACTCAGTCACACTCTATGGGGCAGACCCTGCCATCCGACCCGACATCTACGGCAAGATCGGCAATTCTGGCGTCAATGTCTGCTGTCTCGACGATGCGAAGAAACTCTATTCGGGTTTTGACTTGACCGCTCCCACGACCTCTGTATCCATGACCATCAACGGCCCAGCTGCGACGATCTGTGCCTTCTTCATGAATGCCGCAATCGATCAACAATGTGAACTCTACATCCGCGAAAAAGGCCTCCAAGCCGAAACCGAAAAGAAAATAGCAGCAAACTACGTAGACAAGCCACGACCAAGCTATCAAGGCCCACTCCCTGAGGGTAATGATGGGCTAGGCCTCATGCTCCTCGGAGTAACTGGAGATCAAGTACTCCCTGCAGACGTCTACGCAAAGATCAAAGCGGACACACTACACAAGATCCGAGGTACCGTCCAAGCGGACATCCTCAAAGAAGATCAAGCACAAAATACCTGTATATTCTCAACCGAATTCTCGCTACGCGTGATGGGAGATGTGCAGCAGTACTTTATCGACCAAAACATCCGCAACTTCTACTCTGTATCCATCTCTGGCTATCACATCGCCGAGGCGGGAGCCAACCCCATCACACAACTGGCACTGACGCTATCCAACGGCTTCACTTTTGTGGAATACTATGTATCTCGGGGCATGGATATCAACGATTTTGCTCCCAACCTATCGTTCTTTTTCTCCAACGGGATCGACCCTGAATATGCGGTCATAGGACGGGTCGCTCGACGCATTTGGGCGAAAGCCATGAAACTAAAATACAATGCCGACGAACGATCTCAAAAACTGAAGTACCACATCCAGACCAGTGGAAGGTCTCTGCACGCACAAGAGATTGACTTCAACGACATCCGAACGACATTGCAAGCTCTATATGCGCTCTATGACAACTGCAATTCGCTACACACCAATGCTTATGATGAAGCGATCACTACCCCGACCGAGGCCTCAGTCCGACGAGCCATGGCCATCCAGCTCATCATCAACCGCGAACTCGGGCTCGCCAAAAACGAAAATCCACTGCAGGGATCATTCATCATCGAAGAATTGACAGACTTGGTAGAAGAAGCCGTCTTGGCAGAATTTGATCGAATCACTGACCGAGGTGGCGTACTCGGTGCAATGGAAACCATGTATCAACGGAGCAAAATCCAAGAGGAAAGTCTACACTACGAGCACCTCAAACACTCCGGGGAATATCCAATCATCGGAGTAAATACTTTCCTCTCCTCTCAAGGCTCTCCTACAGTCACTCCTGGCGAAGTAATCCGTGCCACCCCGGAAGAAAAACAATACCAAATCCAAATGCTTGAAAACTTGCACCAACACAAATCCGAAATATCTACAGCCAGCTTGCAAAAACTCCAAGAAGTCGCCATCCAAAACGACAACCTCTACGAAATACTAATGGAAACTGTCAAACACTGTTCGCTCGGTCAGATCACGGATGCACTCTACAAAGTAGGAGGGCAGTACCGACGAAACATGTAG